A region of Amyelois transitella isolate CPQ chromosome 19, ilAmyTran1.1, whole genome shotgun sequence DNA encodes the following proteins:
- the LOC106132683 gene encoding lysM and putative peptidoglycan-binding domain-containing protein 3, with protein MKQRTRIMHGGDDVLAYNTGSSHNADLDNQNQIQLHKMKQPEHYIEAQVLEGDTLQAIALRFHSSISELKRVNHIHKDNEIFARRTIKVPVTPYSILTETLPMTIVNPVPSTSKETPKNSLFQDLNTNLHNRGNHSNILLNDSLTKGNNDCEIDYNKIVLNSKLAPSLIPYTDTELLEPVSEDTQLLPSNKNKESVETVVVKQLTSQGADFGLKWYHLLSCVLVLGVLIPIVYVLFFLEKPHELMQFHGSNNTNNILKNMT; from the exons ATGAAACAAAG GACACGAATAATGCACGGTGGAGATGATGTTCTGGCATATAATACAGGTTCTAGTCATAATGCTGATTTAGATAACCAGAACCAAATACAACTACACAAAATGAAACAACCAGAACATTATATTGAAGCGCAAGTACTCGAAGGTGATACTTTGCAAGCCATCGCGCTACGATTTCATTCTTCC ATTTCAGAATTGAAAAGGGTAAATCATATTCATAAggataatgaaatatttgccAGACGAACAATCAAGGTACCAGTTACACCATACTCTATTTTAACTGAAACATTGCCAATGACTATTGTTAATCCTGTGCCTTCCACTTCTAAGGAGACTCCAAAGAATTCGCTTTTCCAAGATTTAAATACCAATTTACACAATAGAGGGAACCATAGTAACATACTATTGAATGATAGTTTGACTAAAGGAAATAATGATTGTGAGATTGATTAcaacaaaattgttttaaatagtaaGCTGGCGCCATCATTGATTCCATACACTGATACTGAACTGCTGGAGCCTGTGTCTGAGGATACCCAACTGTTGCCgagtaataaaaacaaagaaagtgTAGAAACTGTTGTGGTGAAGCAGCTGACGTCACAAGGTGCTGATTTTGGACTGAAGTGGTACCATTTACTGAGCTGTGTCCTGGTTTTAGGTGTTCTGATACCTattgtttatgttttgttctttttaGAAAAGCCACATGAGTTGATGCAATTTCATGGCTCtaacaatacaaataatattctaaAGAATATGACATAA